One genomic segment of Scomber japonicus isolate fScoJap1 chromosome 23, fScoJap1.pri, whole genome shotgun sequence includes these proteins:
- the LOC128385162 gene encoding CD63 antigen-like — protein sequence MGKINGCLKCLFIFFNVLFAIIGCVLIYGAVKSAAISNQMSSVGAPGVGWVWVFAIGVLAISCLGIYAGCAEKDIVLKVFAGFMGVGLIIMLIFGIIVVVMRNKIKTKFTSTTSEYAKPLMEDEGFRGVLEGFQQSAQCCGVSSASDWGNEIPDSCACTTSNYFGGGCTARPGGATGPNQIYAQTCGDTLFIFFDLFFKIAMGFFFGFAVTALLGLLVSLLMIHQIKRHDSSGGASIAMKGF from the exons ATGGGGAAAATTAATGGAtgcctcaaatgtctttttatctttttcaacGTGTTGTTTGCA ATCATCGGATGTGTGCTGATCTACGGAGCAGTGAAGTCCGCTGCCATTTCCAATCAG ATGTCGTCAGTTGGGGCCCCGGGAGTCGGCTGGGTTTGGGTGTTTGCCATCGGTGTCCTTGCCATCTCTTGCCTGGGAATCTACGCCGGCTGTGCTGAGAAAGACATCGTTCTCAAAGTT TTTGCAGGTTTCATGGGCGTTGGACTGATCATCATGCTGATCTTTGGCATCATTGTTGTTGTCATGAGAAACAAG ATTAAAACCAAATTTACCTCCACCACTTCCGAATATGCAAAGCCTTTAATGGAAGATGAGGGATTCCGCGGAGTGCTTGAAGGGTTCCAACAAAGT GCCCAGTGCTGTGGAGTGTCAAGCGCTTCAGACTGGGGTAATGAAATCCCTGACTCCTGTGCCTGCACTACTTCAAATTATTTTGGAGGTGGATGTACCGCCAGACCTGGG GGAGCAACAGGCCCAAATCAAATCTATGCTCAG aCTTGTGGTGACACCCTCTTCATATTTTTTGACCTCTTCTTCAAGATCGCCATGGGTTTCTTCTTTGGATTCGCTGTCACCGCA TTACTGGGCCTGCTGGTCTCCCTCCTGATGATCCATCAAATCAAACGTCATGACAGCTCCGGAGGGGCGTCCATTGCCATGAAGGGCTTCTGA